Part of the Xenopus laevis strain J_2021 chromosome 2S, Xenopus_laevis_v10.1, whole genome shotgun sequence genome is shown below.
TTTCTGCATTAATGACTGGCCTGAACAAAGAATACCCAACATGCCAATGTCTCATCAATCCACCATTACACAACACCAGTGCTACTGGTTTATTGATGAAGCTATCCACTatctgtactgccaaacagagcctcctgtagtcaaGCAGTCCTCATAGGGGGCAGCCGACcttcaatcacagcccatatttggcacccccaagaactttttgcctgattgtgttgctctccaacttttattcacattttattgtggCTCACGAtagaaaaagttggggatccctgatttaaagGCTCACACCAGATGTTAGCTAATTGTAATCGCAGATATCTGTGGATGAATCAATATAAGTTAAAATGGCTGTGTTCCATCTTAATTTCTACTGTTGCTGTCAACAACTGTTGTGGGAATTCAAGAAACTggagatcacttgaggtgaaaagatagtggggatcatttataaacttcgcgcaaggcagattggtttgcaaagtgaatatatttgctctgctaatggttacatttataaagctgaataagtgtggtgcaaacagaatttttttatacaatgcGAATAtctgagctttataaatatgtaaaaaaaaacgcaaattgcgaatatttatgcgcacactccaagccacaactttggtggcgaagaaaatattagcaaaacagttttgcaagtacaaatttaagttactgtcaacgctattttcgtgcAGAACagcctcgcacattgggtgcgctcgtgcaaactcccgtctcatttgcgtgacatttgcgaaaatttattcacaatgcaaattcgcacaaaccggaaagacgggcagagaagtgcaatatattagcattcaggaaaaaacatgggcaatgcaaccatttgcgaactttataaataacccccctgtgTATTTGATacaagctctgtggattctgatCTCACAGTCAGAACAAGAAACTTAGTTGTACATGAGGACGTATGACATGTATGAGTATTGGTGGGAGAGCACAGAGATGTTGCTTCACAGCACAGCAAAGCAAAGAACTGttcttacagccaagcaggtggccTACCCTCAAGGTCAAGGTATTAGGCAAAAACTCaatcctgcacatcactagtcactgacTTCCCAATTCCACTTATAGACCCACGCCGacgatgtcacaaaaggggcagggatGGGCTcaagtctataaaacaggaagctggCAGTCTAAGGTCGCGACCTGCAAAAGGAGCAGTAAGGTTGCCCGAACCCGCCAGATAAGTGGCTATCGGGAATTTTAATCTCTTTCAGTTCTCCCTCTTGTTCCAAAGGAACATACATACATGTGGACATTTTCAGGCTAAAATCTGTCTGTACCAGAAGTGACAGGCAGTTTATACTCAATGTGACGCTGCACAGATGGTCATGCATGCATTTCCGTCAGGGGAGGAGACTGATACTGGCCTTAACCATAATTTTAACCAAAATAGGGCACACTTTGGAATTTTAATgcagttaaagtggacctatcacccagacacacaaagctgtataataaaaatccttttcaaattcaacatgaaatccatttctattttttattaaagcattcatagctgttgtaagctcatttaaacatctcagctgtcaataaagtattgtctgcccctcctctatgcctaaggggcagaccattactttctctttctgttcagcacttcctatatgtcactgctctcccctcaTTCCCCCTTTCTTTTCACTGTTGTggagccagggcatggggatggacatcgggtcccccattctggaacACAATCAAGATTCTgtctaataacagtgtccacaaaatggctcctgcctgcttgctataactatgaattcccagactgaaggaaacaagattcaaataatttatattgtgtaattaaagttcatttttcttgactaatgtgataaaatcggattttgaataatttttttgggtgacgggtcccctttaagcagcataGGCATGAAAACGAAAATATCTGGAATGCTAAGGATCTGGGTAAAGACTTGAGCCTAGCTGCTCTGTTCTActgagagaaaaaaattgatgATAATATGAAAATggtgcaaaacagaaaattaacatccaaaaaaaaaagcaaagaaaacattAAGCAATTGTTCATTATTTGGGGGtgtttagtttcccttttaacATCAAGTAGTTACTTTTATTACAAGGAAAAGGGAAGcattaaaaaatgaatgcattcCGGTGCTTTCCAATTTCTAGATACCGTacctatattttattataactcTTTGTAACATcataaaagaaattattttataagCAATGTATCACTGAAAAAGCAGAAGCAGACTTGGAGGAAAGAGACCAATGGTTtccattctatttatttataaagcagcagttTGTTGCAGCGCTGTAAAAAAACATGAGCAATAATAAGCCAGCAATACAACTAAAGGAAACCAGGACAAACTTGGAATCATGCAAacacttttattataaaaaatgcaacttttatagtttctataaaaaatatacaattttctctttttaattagGCATAATTTATCTGCTCTGAGGTAATGATTGGAGTCTGGCTTGTGCAAACTGTTCATATAAAATGCGTGCCTCTAAAACTATATTTTTCCTGTGTGTAGGCAAGATTCCCGACGTATGAGGACATAACTTATCATGTGCCAAGAATTctagacttttaaaaaatgttgtgcagaGACAAAATAAGACCAACACTATATAGGCTACATACAAGCCTGAAGTTAGACACACTTGCACTACAATaaaagcaatgcaaataaataagtATATCCTTTGGtataactggtcctttaaatcttATTAAACCACTGGTGTATTCTAATATTCTAGGATTTAGCTGTTCATAAAGTGTctgtaaaatgcaaatattaattCTTTTCTAGGAACTGGCACAGAAAGATTATGCTGAGTATCATCATTTCAGTGTGTGAGATGCTTTAAATATGGACAATATACACCTTTGTTTAACTGGAGCCAGATAAATAGAAAACCAATGTTGAAAACAGATGTGTTTTGTTACTTTAAAGACATGCCAATTTCAGAAATATAACAGAGACTGagacacctgggggcagatttattaagggtcgaattgaagtTCTTGTAGTTATCCAAGTTTGATTTGAGGTTTTTAGGGTCAAACTGAAGTTCTTGTAGTTATCCAAGCTTGATTTGAGGTTTTTAGGGTCGAACTGAAGTTCTTGTAGTTATCCAAGCTTGATTTGAGGTTTTTAGGGTCGAACTGAAGTTCTTGTAGTTATCCAAGCTTGAtttgaggtttttgttttttgttttttttttaaaaaaattcgagttcgattttcaagatttatcatactttggccctttaagaattcgaatttcactatttgccacctaaaacctgccaaattgctgtttaagtaaatttggagaaaaaactagaattgagtttgattgaattagattcaagttttcgggtagTTTAAATTCATCCGAGTTGAAAACATTTGATTCTATAAATCAactagtcgaattttgaatttatgggagtttttaaaaaaaacttgaatttaaaattcgacccttgataaatgtgcctcttggtCTCTATATAACAGAGAGCTTGTTTGCACAAGCAGTTTTTCATTACTACGTATGTTGGACATAGAGCTTTGTTATTTTACACTTAGCCATTTTGTACTGATGTAGATTATACAATatatggcattaaaggagaaataaagctcaCGCAGACCTCCCTTACAAAGATCTAATTGTGGAAGCAGGGTTGTTAGGATGAGGAGTGATAATGCTATAATaccatttttttattccaaagaaACTGCACTGTTTTACAACTAAATATTTCCATTGCTATGAAAGGTTTCTGGCACTTAAAAGTGAAAATACTATCATAACTTTATAGtacttgctaaaaagcatttCTGGTCAACAACTCTCCAAAATGTAACGGTCTCATTTAAAATTAGTACATGCTCAACCCATTTGGCCCTAGGTGGGTCATCCGGGGTCCGTATGTACTaatattaatctttattttttttaacgaCTGACGGGTTTTGGgacatatattttctcttttattattacagagaaaaagggacatcatttttaaagtttttcattaaaatggagtctatgggagactgcctttccataatttggaactttctggataactgatcccatacccatacaaaaaaaagtgaaagagtacggtgtattgtccctttaaataggaatCAAAGACATGGGCTTGTATGTATTTTTCAGTCAGATGTGGAAGCCATTGCTTCATATATATTGCTCTATCACAATTTCTTAGATAATTTGTACAAATAAGAATGAACTAGATCTACATATATAGAAATGTGTCTGACCTGAAGCTTATATAAACTGACCTAGTGCAAATTCTAAGgcacattcaggtttttttaagTGTCTTTGGCACAAATATTAATACTGCACACATAAGTACAAATAAAATAGCAGAGTTATAAGTTGTGCATTCACTCACAGGTCTACAATCAGATGTACACTGAGTTAGGTTCCCAAGTGGAGTCTAGTGCAACTGATTAACTAAAGACATTGCAGCTGCTCACCTAGTCTTACAACTTACATAACACATTCACATTGAGCCAAGGTAAACAGaagctcatagtctgtactgtCATCTTACCTGCTTTTGGTGAAGAAAACCTACTCCAACTGGACCATGGTAATTTCAGTTCTCTtcattcaagctgtaaaaaatGAGTGGCCTGGGGAAGTCATAACCACTAGAGAAGCTTTCCTGCTCCTTTATTTTGGATGGAATAGCTTCTGTATTgtccactctctacatcaggagtTCCCCTACTTTACTAATGAGAGGTCTtgtctatgattaagggaatgttttcccgaaacgcgtaaggcgatgtTGTTACCTCGATATGCTACAATAAACCACCTCATAGTCATCCGGAGTGCTGCCTGCATTGCTTATTTGGATTCATATTACAGCCGGAACGCTGGTGGTTGAGCACCCGGAGCTGATTGAAGGGACTTGCTGTGGTGGGGTGAGTCTTGAGCGGTCATATTTTCATTGACTGTCCtgtacttttagtgatgttgttccattatgatctactATGGATtccccttcaagttaacttttagtatgttctagaatggccaattctaagcaacttttcaattggtcttcgttatttattttttattgtttttgattgatttgccttcttcttctgaatctttccagctttcaaatgagggtcactgaccccatctaaaaaaaatgctctctgtaaggctgcaaatgtattgttattgctactttttatatctcatatttctattcaggcctctcctattcatattccagtctcttattcaaatcaatgcattgttactagggtaatttggccccgagcaagcagattgctgaaactggagagtcgcttaataaaaagctaaataactcaaaaactacaaataataaaaaatgaaacccaattgaaaattgtctcagattatcgatctctacgtcatactaatttaaaggtgaacaaccccttaaaatattgatttatgagagaattaatattgctatatttaacaaacaactattccttatgtaaccttaacataataaatatctgaataaaaagcatgaaacaggagtgtgatttagacaagctgattgtggacagagtcttgagatctactgatcaccagctaaaggtctgttgatagatcccgatctaacttttgggcaccccttgCTCTACATAGAGCCTGTTGTGAAgctgaaaagtgttttaaaggcctTGACAAGCTGCAGGGTTCTTAGTTAGTTTGAATGTACACATCCCAATAAAACTACACAGCTTATCTGCAGTTGTTTGTGTCTGCATCGTCAAGAGCAATTTCACTCCAGTCATCCTGTGTAGAAGCAGCAGAATTTATACTACAACCATGGCCCTCAATATAGATGTCTAGATAAATGGACAATTCTGGGATTCTTCAGCATTGCAGGTTTACTCTTTAGAAGTCGGTAGCCATTTGCATCACTCATTCTTCCATCTGGTTCATCATACATCTCCTTCTTCTCCTTCTGTATGTTGGGGTGGAGGTACATATAATACAATACTCTCAACAGGAGACCTACAAGCAAAGCAACTGCCAGCACACACAGAAGACATGTTTCATATCCATCTAAAATAGATGGGAACTTCAAACTCATCCAAGATGTGAACAATATCGCAGAATCAGTAATGATAAAGCAATAGTAGAAAATGCATCGATATAATGTTCTCCCATCAGCAATATTAAACCAGGAGAAGTACAATATAACTGACACCGTAGCCCTGTAGAACTGTTCCAATATCCTGTTCTGCATGAAGTCTGTCCTTTGCCAGGTCACCCACAAAAAGAAAGCTATCCACAGCAGCAAAAAGTGCAAAGCCACCCACTCATGAAAGACTGAAATAAACAGGGTGATGCAAACTATCCGGCAGAAGATGAGAAGCAAGTTCCATAGAAAGTAGATGACTGAGGACAGGATGGACATACTTTGCTTCTCTTTTAAGTAGTGCCTTAATGACTGGTGGTAGTCCAAAATGGCCCAGCTTATGGAGATAAATGACATGGAAATGCTGAAATCTAGAAAATAAAGTCATAATATGAGTTTAGAGATGAGACATGACTACAAAGTAACAGCTCAAAAATGTACTCATAAAACTAGACAGTAGGAGGAGGTCAGGGACGCTTTTTTTTAtctcataatataatatattattattataaacggAATAGGTCACATGGGCTTAAGGTTTTAAAATACAATCATGCAAAGCTGTTCATACGAGTAAGAAAATACATGATCATGCATTAATATATGTATGCACGAGGAATACTGTGCTTCCAGAGATACTCACACTGGAAAGGGTATATTGTGCCTCTGACTAAGACAATATAAAGAATCAAAATTAATTGAGGAGTGTTCTCCAAAAAGGTCTCCATAAGCCTCATCATGCTGATATCGTGAGTAAGGAAGTAGGCGTACTGCTGATAATTCTCATAAACTGGATTGTTCTCGCTGCTTCTGAATGCGGTTGCCCCCACCTCCAGAGAATGGATGCACCTATGTGGAAGGAAAACAAACATTCAGGCGCTGCTCATAAACATTTTGTCCACTTCTACTCATTTTAATTTACAGATTCTGTGACGTGGTGCTTTGTACTATTATCTAACAGTAAGGCACACTTTTTGCACTTCACTGCCAGACTGGGGGCATTCCCTTTATGATTAATAAGTGACGGAAATCTTACAAAATGGAACAAGTCGCTGTGTTGCAAAATAACCGACATGTAGAGGGATAGATGCAAAGAGGggaatgtgattttattttaaataaactacagattttttttttaaataatttttagaaagtttcctGTTTTTGCTAGATGGAGCTCATATTccgttttatttttaattttaaaatagttcccctttaatatccttGTTATTTTCATAACTGCCACATATCAGCTGTTACTGAGAACTCTGCCCCACCTATTAAATGAAATCTGTGACCTCTGTACCTGTATTATCAACATGGCCTCATGATTCTCAAGTAACATATGACTAATTAACTTATGTGTATCAAAGGGGAGAAAAAAAGCCCATGGTTTTCAAAATagctaaaaagaaaataaagaccaatGTAGTCAGCACAGTTTAGAGAGCAGTACTGAGGGACGAGACCCCAGAACCTGTCCCGCCTGCTGTGCTTAACTGTTCACTTGGGGTAATAGTTAAATGCCCCATCCAATCATCAAGGCCTGCAAACACCTCAGCATTAGTTTTGTctaagactccatttttatcctcCAATATAGCagaaatgcactgaatccatattTTTTGGGGATTTGACAGCACCccaaatctttcaggaaggattttgctgaatcccaaaccctgatttgcatatgcaaaaaaaaaatctgttctccttaaagaagtggttcacctttacgttaacttttagtatgttatagaatggccaattctaagcaactgattctcaattggtttacattatttatttcttatagtttttaaagtGCACCTGTCACCTACATATAAAaaggctgtataataaaagtaatttgcaaattaaacatggaacccaaattatttttttcattaaagcatttacacctgttataaaggtgtttaaatatctgagttgtcaatcaaatattgcctgccccgcctctatgcctgaggcaggcaattacttttactttctattcagcacttcctgcatgttactgctctccacacattccgcCAAACACTCTATAAATTGGTAGGgtactgtgcatgggcattaggtcccccattctggtgtatacaTAAGATTTTGAGTCGATAcataatttgtcttaataacagtgtccagaaaatggctgctgcctgcttgctgtgattgtttaattccaagactgaaggaaacaaaacttaaataataaatgtagtgtaagtaaattttattttgctcaactaacatgatagaaaataatttggaattatttcttaggatgacaggtcccctttaaattatttgccttcgtcttctgactctttccagctttgaaataggggttactgaccccatctaaaaacaaatgctctgtaaggctacacatttatttttattgctactttgcatTGCTCGTCTTTCTGTTCTGCCCCTTTTCTTTTcacattctagtctcttattcaaatcaatgcatggttgctaggtgaattaggaccctaacaaccagatccCCTTTAATCACATCACAAAGTCATGTggtttcagatttggttcagccaggctcttaagattcggctgaatccctccAGGGTTCAGTACATCCCTACAACATAGGCATGCATACTTGTTTTGGCTCTAGCCTTTTATAGTCCTGGTGCATAGAATGCATATTTTATGGATTTGGACAAATGCCtaattcaccataaaaaaaattcagctgaatactgaacaaAAATCCAATATACGTAGTAATTCACTTGTTTCCTTAAACCTGCTCAGTGGGTGTGGTTACTAACAGGAGATGAAAGTGAACACACTATGAATACACCCATGAACTGGtttactttaaaatacattttacagccGACAGATTGATTGTATATCTGTGTTTGTATGCAGGACAACAATCGGCCCCATCTGGCAGTAGCCCAAGCCGGCCCATACACAGGCTGCTGAAATGGCTCATCCAGAGTGAGGTGGCAACTTATTGGTCCATGCATGGGGCAATTGGGACTGCCACCTCGACTGATACATATCgaacaggtttgaaaatcccattgggcaaGGACCACGTCGGTGTGTTCATACAGTTCTCATCCAATGGGTTATACTTATTAAAGGAGCACTCTCTTGTATCTGTGTCTTGTATTTGCATTCTGTGTTATGATGAATTGCATGTGGCAACCCATTTTTTGGAATACTGCGTTACACTTATATGAAACATTATTGAGTCTCACAATACAGTAACATGGCTAAGTTATGGCAGGTAAAACTGTCCTCCCCTCCATCCAGGATCAGACtaggccagcgggacaccagggaAAATAAACCACGGTAGGTCCaagtgggccctggacaccccagtctgacactgcctccATCCCTTCTTGCCAGTCAGCCTTTGTTCTCTGCAAAAGTGAATCCCCTCAACCACTGGCCTCAAGTGTACCAGACTAGCCCGCCTGCAAAACAAGGGTGACAAGGGATGAACTGCATGTGCTTCTGATAGTGGCTGAGCAGATACATGTACCCAACTACTTTCCTGCTTATTCATGGTTCAGTGGTTCTTGGCACAGCTTAATAATTATCATGGGTGGGGTTTGTTCATACACGGCATTTTGTTTGTTGCCGTGTTATTTTGCAAATGGAAGCTAgacacaggtagggttgccacttttttttttagacgagaataccagccttcctatatatttatattttatccctattgataacattgggggtCAAGTATAAATTTTTTTCCTggtcaggcctgtaaaatactggccaggtggcaaccctagacacacAGGAAGGACTACATAAGTATCTGAATAAAGCCTTTTGGAGAGTTGTGTATTTAGGcgcagactggcaatctgtggattctggcaaataccagagcaGCAGATGGAAGACAtagccatagacactcactatttattgggccggTGTGGGGAGTGAGGGTCAGGGGCACTGCAGCCAGGAGGTAAGTTGAGAAACTGGTCAGCAGCCTGCAGATTACCTGGGGCAGGAAAAAAACCTGCTTCTTGTAATTTAGAGCcaaaattcggatttttaaaTATGGTGCCAActtcgctctctgcactagcgatgcccCCCCTCTGGCGCTCAAAAAAGTAAGTGCTCGGTAtgaggcagtggcataactagatgttgctgggccccacagcaaatttattttaaggcccccaaaatatccagaggttgttgggttttaccaatatattttgaaattgctcattaagtagggccttgtggtgcccctatacctcctgggacccctccagctgcagggtctgcttccttttaAGTTATGCCCCTGGTGTGAGTGGGGGGCAACAtctgaaaggcaaaaaaaaaacaggaacgccactgtgtacctgaaatgacagggctTATTTTAAATCCCAATCCAGGTGGGAGTGTATTTGTGCTATAACTACCTGCTTCAGGCCGTGTCATTGTCACTCCCTTAATCTGCTGTCCCCTCACTGTACAGAGAATAAGGTGGCACAATGGAAGCATCAGTATCAGAACACTGTGTGCCATTACTGCGCcaaactactttatatattttctctttacaaGTCCAGCAGCAACATCAGTGCAGGGGTCACAAAACACCAGCTGAAGGTGTGGATTCCATTCCTGTATGTTACCTCATTCtactacctcccaacattttggaaataaaaaagagggacaaaaaagttgtctcGCATAAcgcagtgaatttttttgaccacgcctatatttgttgccacaccccctaattactatgttcattttacaaaatttggcaggttatgaaattttgaccatatttctgtgggttttttttcccagttattacagttttactaatgaaggtgaattggcctttaagggtcagtccataggagcagattcggggagattgagtCGCCTGGCATCTAATCGTCttttcttctgggtgacaatctccccaaactgccttcccgtccgctataatgaagaGTCGACTGCGCTAAAGCACGCGcggcgcttagttttctgaagtttccttgtgaggcaacttcaggcgactttggaaaacaaagcgccacgtgtgctttagcgcaggcgactttccCATTATAGCGGACGAGAAGGCAgttcgcccagaagaagaggtgattagtcaccagtcgactaaatctccccaaatctgctcgtgtggcctgaccctaaaggtggccatagacgcaaagatctgctcgtttggcgacatcgccaaacgaacggatcttaccctgatatgccattagcgagtgctatatcggggtaatctgaacgttcggccttatggctgaacgatccgattacgatgtgcaatgggctccggcgggacaaaatcaaacctacgaccaaacgaccgatctccgccagacatagatgtcggcactctccacacacaatcctaaaatcgtatgaatccttgattcgtacaataggatctgtgcgtctatggccagctttagctgtgagtctaacttttcccaagggacctgtaatcttatattgttacaattacttatttgcgtatcttgaaattgttacaaaagtatcttatcttctgctgtggctgttctgggctctctgccaaaagccaattaagttagaaactttgtttctttttctggccgtCCAGTGctgagaaaaatgggactttccggtacaaacgagggactgtgcctctaaaaacaggacagttggcaGGTCCAGGCCTTACCTGAGGGGGTAGCCGAGCTGGAGCAGGTGCAGGAGGGCAAGGCATGGAGGGCTGAAGAGATGTCGAGACGTGTAAAAGTGCTGCAGAAGTTGCTCAGAATCCCCGGTGTGTTTATGAATAACCTCTGGGCATCTCTCCTCTTTATCTGTCGCGCACTCATCCGCACTCGGCGGAGCGATCAGATTGTGGTGTTGTTGGCAGCCACATAAACACTCATTTGCCGTCATAGACAAATGATAAAAGGCGATGAACTTCCCTGGAATAGTGAGCTTGGTGGTCTCATCCGCTAATAGGGGAGCCCTTGTGACGGCGACACTTTGACAACCATTCTCTGGACAAGGCGTGTTAGGACTCAGTTTGTTTTCCCCACGGTTCTCCATCCCCGTGTGCCCATTTCCCGCCCACTGAGTGTCCGGCTCCGTGACTGAGACACTGTACCCACAACTAGGACTTTCCTGTGCGTTCGGCTGAGCCGGACCCGTGTCAGCACCAGTCCAAGTACATCCACTTCGGGCTGTCTCCGGCTCACTAGGGCCCCCCAATTTGGAATCGCAGGGAAGTTCCCAAATGTCGCCACTGCGCCTATCGGCCCAGAACCAGCCCCAGCTGTGGATCTGC
Proteins encoded:
- the xkr8.S gene encoding XK-related protein 8: MSACCPPRYRLLDLVFALLGTLTFLLDLGSDVWGALQYYRDGHVAWAALLLGFYGMASLLLQIHSWGWFWADRRSGDIWELPCDSKLGGPSEPETARSGCTWTGADTGPAQPNAQESPSCGYSVSVTEPDTQWAGNGHTGMENRGENKLSPNTPCPENGCQSVAVTRAPLLADETTKLTIPGKFIAFYHLSMTANECLCGCQQHHNLIAPPSADECATDKEERCPEVIHKHTGDSEQLLQHFYTSRHLFSPPCLALLHLLQLGYPLRCIHSLEVGATAFRSSENNPVYENYQQYAYFLTHDISMMRLMETFLENTPQLILILYIVLVRGTIYPFQYFSISMSFISISWAILDYHQSLRHYLKEKQSMSILSSVIYFLWNLLLIFCRIVCITLFISVFHEWVALHFLLLWIAFFLWVTWQRTDFMQNRILEQFYRATVSVILYFSWFNIADGRTLYRCIFYYCFIITDSAILFTSWMSLKFPSILDGYETCLLCVLAVALLVGLLLRVLYYMYLHPNIQKEKKEMYDEPDGRMSDANGYRLLKSKPAMLKNPRIVHLSRHLY